From the genome of Kitasatospora acidiphila, one region includes:
- a CDS encoding UBP-type zinc finger domain-containing protein, which produces MSGDRTIPGIDPSVPPSGEGCVECLAAEGWWFHLRRCAACGHIGCCDSSPAQHASAHARTAGHPFLTSFEPGEDWFWNFETEQFYDGPALAGPTSHPVSQPVPGPAGRVPADWEQRLH; this is translated from the coding sequence ATGAGTGGTGACAGAACGATCCCCGGTATCGACCCGAGCGTGCCCCCGAGCGGCGAGGGATGCGTGGAGTGCCTGGCGGCCGAGGGGTGGTGGTTCCACCTGCGCCGGTGCGCCGCATGCGGTCACATCGGCTGCTGCGACTCCTCACCGGCCCAGCACGCCAGCGCGCACGCCCGCACAGCGGGCCATCCCTTCCTGACCAGCTTCGAACCGGGCGAAGACTGGTTCTGGAACTTCGAGACCGAGCAGTTCTACGACGGTCCGGCGCTGGCCGGCCCGACCTCGCACCCGGTCAGCCAGCCCGTCCCGGGACCGGCCGGCCGCGTCCCGGCCGACTGGGAGCAGCGGCTGCACTGA